One Fundidesulfovibrio terrae genomic window carries:
- a CDS encoding SIR2 family protein has translation MASPDDLSVFRGAQFSEAIAKLDDLLIQGGRIFLVGAGCSRCAGLPLITELTDSVLGSSELDDASKTILNEFKNQFGGSRSAHIEDYLSELVDMLAIVERRDERGATLNKMSLGTAEYTAKQLRSAVNKIKNVIALIVEKNIVIDTHRSFVEAVHRPVRVGKTSPGQVVDYLVLNYDTAIEDALALERVSYSDGIDGGVTGWWNPQTFERDGLAARVLKLHGSINWCELTDDPLPRRVGSCLQIKDSGDERRILIWPASTKHRETQLDPYAQLMDRARHIMRPKMGSQRVLVICGYSFGDTHINIEIDRALRESAGDLTIIAFTSEDVPTGQLKAWNEEDGIRDQVLIYSNRGFFHGEFSVEVKTDLLWWKFENLTRLLRGER, from the coding sequence ATGGCATCTCCAGACGACCTGTCTGTGTTTCGAGGAGCTCAATTTTCTGAGGCCATTGCCAAATTAGACGACCTTCTCATTCAGGGGGGGCGTATATTTCTTGTGGGAGCAGGCTGTAGTCGGTGTGCTGGACTTCCTTTGATCACTGAATTGACAGATTCGGTACTTGGAAGCAGTGAATTAGATGACGCAAGCAAGACAATTTTAAATGAATTTAAAAATCAGTTCGGAGGCTCTAGGTCTGCACACATTGAAGACTATTTAAGCGAGCTAGTTGATATGCTCGCCATTGTGGAGCGTCGAGACGAACGTGGTGCCACCCTGAACAAGATGTCATTAGGAACAGCAGAGTATACAGCCAAGCAACTCAGAAGCGCAGTCAATAAAATTAAAAATGTCATAGCCTTAATTGTCGAAAAAAATATTGTAATTGACACACATAGGTCGTTTGTGGAGGCCGTGCATCGTCCTGTTCGCGTCGGGAAGACATCGCCAGGACAAGTAGTAGATTATCTCGTGCTCAATTACGACACCGCTATTGAAGATGCATTGGCTTTAGAGCGAGTTTCTTACTCGGATGGAATTGATGGTGGTGTTACGGGCTGGTGGAATCCTCAAACCTTTGAGCGTGATGGGTTGGCCGCTCGTGTCCTTAAACTCCATGGATCAATCAATTGGTGTGAACTTACAGACGACCCCCTGCCGCGCAGAGTGGGATCATGTCTCCAAATAAAAGACTCTGGCGATGAGCGTAGAATTCTTATTTGGCCAGCCTCAACAAAACATCGTGAAACACAACTGGACCCGTATGCTCAATTGATGGACAGGGCAAGGCACATTATGAGGCCGAAAATGGGTTCGCAACGCGTGCTGGTCATATGTGGTTACAGTTTTGGGGACACACACATTAACATTGAGATTGACAGGGCTCTTCGCGAGTCAGCAGGTGATCTGACTATTATAGCATTTACAAGCGAAGACGTGCCAACTGGCCAGCTGAAGGCGTGGAATGAAGAAGATGGGATTCGAGACCAGGTATTGATTTATTCGAACCGTGGTTTTTTTCATGGTGAGTTCTCTGTGGAAGTGAAAACAGACCTCCTTTGGTGGAAATTCGAGAACTTAACTCGGTTGCTCCGGGGGGAACGATGA
- a CDS encoding PAS domain-containing sensor histidine kinase, translated as MQDTGNTVERLTTELETAHRRIAALESARQECLHTGNALQESEERLRFALEGANDGLWDANLKTDEFYMSRRGCAILGYTQEEVRENAKIWKDLVYRDDLAATTERLADYLEGRAEIFQVEQRLKTKSGGLKWVLTRGKAVEFDEAGNPLRMTGTHTDISARKEAEEALKQSEARYRMLVDCAGDAIYLADGEGRLVDVNSTAQSQTQFTREELLRMRIADVDAEYDHESTQKMLAGLDGTGGEVFQTRHRRKDGSTFPVEVRVVALELAGRTVFMGIARDITERQNMQEVLIQTEKMISVGGLAAGMAHEINNPLGGILQSVQVLRRRLTEDSPANLQAARDAGCSLQGIREFMDNRGILAFLDNVRDAGTRATRIVSSMLEFSRKSEPVRTATDVNGLLDDTVALCATEYNLKKKYDFRKIPMERDYAPDLPQLPCSRPQIQQVVMNILGNAAHALAGSPSPRITLRTRRDDGFVRIEIQDNGPGMDDAVRRKIFEPFFTTKPVGEGTGLGLSVSYFIVTSNHRGTLEVNSDPGQGSTFTIRLPLEPGPAGQQA; from the coding sequence ATGCAGGACACCGGAAATACCGTTGAGCGGCTCACGACGGAACTCGAGACCGCACACAGGCGGATTGCCGCATTGGAATCGGCGCGGCAGGAATGCCTGCACACGGGGAACGCGCTGCAGGAAAGCGAGGAGCGGCTCCGGTTCGCCCTGGAAGGGGCCAACGACGGGCTGTGGGACGCCAACCTGAAAACGGATGAATTCTACATGAGCCGGCGCGGCTGCGCCATCCTGGGGTATACCCAGGAAGAGGTGCGCGAGAACGCCAAGATATGGAAGGATCTCGTCTATCGGGACGACCTGGCCGCCACCACCGAGCGCCTGGCCGACTACCTGGAGGGGCGGGCTGAAATCTTCCAGGTCGAGCAACGCCTGAAGACCAAATCCGGGGGACTCAAGTGGGTGCTCACGCGCGGCAAGGCCGTCGAGTTCGACGAGGCCGGCAATCCGTTGCGCATGACCGGCACCCACACCGACATCTCCGCCCGTAAGGAGGCCGAGGAGGCCCTGAAGCAGAGCGAGGCCCGCTACCGCATGCTCGTCGACTGCGCCGGAGACGCCATCTATCTGGCCGACGGGGAAGGACGCCTCGTGGACGTGAACTCCACCGCCCAGAGCCAGACGCAGTTCACCCGCGAGGAACTGCTCCGGATGCGCATTGCGGACGTGGACGCGGAATACGACCACGAATCCACGCAAAAAATGCTGGCGGGCCTCGACGGAACCGGCGGAGAGGTCTTCCAGACCCGGCACAGGCGAAAGGACGGGAGCACGTTCCCCGTGGAAGTGCGTGTGGTTGCTCTGGAATTGGCTGGGAGGACGGTCTTCATGGGCATCGCCCGGGACATCACCGAGCGCCAGAACATGCAGGAGGTGCTCATCCAGACCGAAAAGATGATCTCCGTCGGCGGCCTGGCCGCGGGCATGGCCCACGAGATCAACAACCCCCTGGGCGGCATCCTGCAGAGCGTCCAGGTGCTCCGGCGCCGCCTGACCGAGGACAGCCCGGCCAATCTCCAGGCCGCCCGCGACGCCGGGTGCTCCCTCCAGGGCATACGGGAGTTCATGGACAACCGGGGAATACTCGCCTTCCTGGACAACGTGCGCGACGCGGGCACGCGGGCCACCCGGATCGTGAGCAGCATGCTGGAATTCAGCCGCAAGAGCGAGCCCGTCCGCACCGCCACCGACGTCAACGGGCTGCTGGACGACACGGTGGCCCTGTGCGCCACCGAGTACAACCTCAAGAAGAAGTACGACTTCCGGAAAATCCCCATGGAGCGCGACTACGCGCCGGACCTGCCCCAGCTGCCCTGTTCCAGGCCGCAGATCCAGCAGGTGGTGATGAACATCCTGGGCAACGCCGCCCACGCCCTGGCGGGCTCCCCCTCCCCCAGGATCACACTGCGCACCAGGCGCGACGACGGCTTCGTCCGCATCGAGATACAAGACAACGGCCCCGGCATGGACGACGCCGTCCGCCGCAAGATATTCGAGCCCTTCTTCACCACCAAACCAGTGGGCGAGGGCACGGGCCTGGGGTTGTCGGTGTCCTACTTCATCGTCACCAGCAACCATCGGGGAACCCTCGAGGTTAACTCCGACCCCGGGCAGGGGAGCACCTTCACCATCCGGCTCCCCCTGGAACCCGGACCGGCCGGCCAGCAGGCCTGA
- a CDS encoding ATP-binding protein — protein MSIKKRNPGEPVENLAIGKIIEVDGSRIIAELDPGLTELSRVYAGESYPIGQFGSIVRIHFGRRLIYALVGRLRMKAEYEVERGLIPHAAPDERIVEADLFGEGEWTHDEAGLSKLKFERGVATYPLPQQTVYLTPRSELRFIYGHFKGAVIQLGEHVGAGGAPCYADLNELLGKHTAILGSTGSGKSGAVAAIIHSVIEHGKNAGRDNWLPQIIILDPHNEYGNAFDGHKRLSTDEGTLSLPYWLLDLEETIGLLIGKTEYAATSQSNIVKNALLIARYKSAKEVLGLTPGDLTVDAPIPYILGDPVGLDDFGEINGSRYGIGLVGAINEQRPNNKNKKDHEDYNKVLRKLESLMKDERLSFMMKPWDGSDDPMPSVLAQLLGEDSAVRVVDLSGVPNEVAGTASAAIARTLFSLKIWQSAEEREVSPVVLVCEEAHRYVPNSGEAQYAAAQNAIRRIAKEGRKYGIGLFLVSQRPSEVESTVLSQCNSWVVLRITNDSDREHVRGVLPDSMASLTKMLSGLRRQEAIFVGQAAMLPSRIMIRNLTSEQLPKSHDINFDKGWQSKAMSIEQLRQVANRWRHQRR, from the coding sequence ATGAGCATTAAAAAGCGAAATCCAGGTGAGCCAGTTGAAAACTTGGCAATCGGGAAAATTATCGAAGTTGATGGCTCACGCATCATAGCTGAGCTAGACCCGGGCCTTACGGAACTTTCGCGAGTCTACGCTGGTGAGTCATATCCTATCGGGCAATTTGGCTCAATCGTCCGCATACATTTTGGGCGACGTCTTATTTATGCGCTTGTGGGAAGGCTGCGAATGAAAGCGGAGTATGAGGTCGAACGCGGCCTCATCCCTCATGCAGCTCCAGATGAACGAATTGTTGAAGCTGATCTTTTTGGAGAAGGAGAATGGACGCATGATGAGGCCGGGCTGTCGAAACTAAAATTTGAGCGGGGCGTGGCGACCTACCCATTGCCCCAACAAACTGTTTATTTGACACCCAGGTCAGAACTGCGATTTATTTATGGGCACTTCAAGGGTGCTGTTATTCAGCTAGGAGAGCATGTTGGCGCGGGAGGGGCTCCGTGCTATGCTGATTTAAACGAACTTCTTGGTAAACATACTGCGATTCTTGGGTCAACAGGTTCTGGTAAGTCCGGAGCAGTTGCCGCAATTATACACAGTGTCATAGAACATGGTAAGAATGCAGGCAGAGACAATTGGCTTCCGCAAATCATCATACTTGACCCGCACAACGAATATGGAAATGCTTTTGACGGTCACAAAAGGCTTTCAACAGATGAGGGCACACTGTCTCTACCTTACTGGCTTCTTGATCTTGAAGAGACGATCGGTCTTTTAATCGGAAAAACTGAGTATGCTGCGACGTCACAATCGAATATTGTTAAGAACGCTTTGTTAATTGCTCGTTATAAATCTGCAAAAGAAGTTCTTGGCCTCACACCTGGCGATCTTACGGTCGACGCCCCTATACCATATATTCTGGGCGACCCAGTTGGCCTGGATGATTTTGGAGAAATAAATGGATCAAGATATGGTATTGGCCTGGTTGGCGCGATCAACGAACAGAGGCCAAATAACAAAAACAAGAAGGATCACGAGGACTACAACAAGGTACTTCGAAAGCTTGAGTCGTTGATGAAAGATGAGAGACTTTCGTTTATGATGAAGCCATGGGACGGATCAGATGATCCTATGCCATCGGTGCTTGCTCAACTTCTAGGAGAAGATTCTGCTGTAAGGGTTGTTGATCTTTCTGGAGTACCGAATGAAGTAGCGGGCACTGCCAGCGCAGCGATCGCAAGAACTCTTTTTTCACTGAAAATCTGGCAATCTGCTGAGGAGAGAGAAGTCAGCCCTGTCGTTCTCGTTTGTGAGGAAGCACATCGTTACGTCCCGAACAGTGGGGAGGCGCAGTATGCTGCTGCCCAAAATGCAATTAGACGAATTGCCAAGGAAGGCAGAAAGTACGGAATTGGCCTCTTTCTAGTGTCACAGCGGCCTAGCGAAGTAGAGTCTACGGTATTGTCACAGTGTAATTCCTGGGTTGTACTTCGTATAACAAATGATTCAGATCGTGAACATGTTCGAGGCGTTCTACCTGATTCAATGGCGAGTCTGACCAAGATGCTTTCTGGATTGCGGCGTCAAGAGGCGATTTTTGTTGGCCAAGCGGCAATGTTGCCATCACGGATTATGATTAGAAATCTCACATCCGAGCAGTTGCCTAAGTCGCATGACATCAACTTTGACAAAGGTTGGCAGAGCAAGGCCATGTCCATTGAGCAACTCAGGCAGGTTGCGAACAGGTGGAGACATCAAAGGCGCTAA
- a CDS encoding DEAD/DEAH box helicase family protein, with translation MALPSTFPNDPHAILTPDIRWYPGDAMLDEMGYEKLLPPLVHKIRKGVIKWRERGYAGASETTKALLKYWFDEEHMIPKADGTMFRFQYYFCQREAVESVIWLYEIEQARDPYSLMKYDSSGHISQGMFDEDWTRYVVKMATGAGKTKIMSLLVAWSYFHKRYEEGSDLSTNFLLIAPNIIVLDRLYDDFQGLKIFHQDPVLPENGYEGQNWKDDFQVTLHIQDDIGVLSDTGNIFLTNIHRVFENGSTPSIDDDNTMDYFLGKRPTGKTTDSKTDLGKIIREVPNLVVINDEAHHIHDKNLAWFKSIEDISSQLRLKDSKLSAQFDLSATPKHTNGAMFVQTISDYPLVEAIRQGVVKTPVLPDSASRAKLQERKSDQYSEQYRDYLHLGYLEWRNVKKELSSTGKKPILFVMTDDTQTCDEVGQYYEKNYPELGGKVLVIHTKANGEISEAAGKKAQDELDKLREASRVIDDPASPYEVIVSVMMLREGWDVQNVVSIVGLRPYKAKSKILPEQTLGRGLRRMFRGEPVQEKVSVVGTEAFIQFVESIKSEGVELEYAEMGEKTKPKSPMVIEVDKENPQKDLDEMDIKLPVLTPRIYREYKNLHELDVSEVKTPKLKIHEYTEEEQREIIFKDIDSDKISHSTVLDMSLEPSPQAVIGYFCQLIMRDLRLVGGFDILFGKLKDYITGYLFEKEVDLSDLNVLRNLSDQAATKAIVENFKSAVNALTVHDKGTTEVRDHIQFRKTRPFLVNDQAYVVPKKSIFNKVVGDSHFELEFAAFLDGCDDIVSFIKNSQSTYFKVEYRNADGGIANYYPDFIVKESELDIWVIETKGKADLDVPLKWKRLVDWCKDASAQSGKSIKPLYVLQTEWDKYRPKSFSQLYSTFEKEPEFPEQGNLHGHGTEGA, from the coding sequence ATGGCTCTGCCGTCGACGTTTCCGAATGACCCTCACGCCATCCTTACCCCCGATATTCGCTGGTATCCAGGTGACGCCATGCTGGACGAAATGGGGTATGAAAAACTCCTCCCTCCGCTGGTCCATAAAATCCGCAAGGGTGTGATCAAGTGGCGTGAAAGAGGTTACGCCGGAGCCAGCGAAACCACCAAGGCCCTGCTCAAGTACTGGTTCGATGAAGAGCACATGATCCCTAAGGCTGATGGGACCATGTTCAGGTTCCAGTACTACTTCTGCCAGCGTGAGGCGGTTGAGTCCGTCATCTGGCTGTACGAGATCGAACAGGCCCGTGATCCGTACTCTCTGATGAAGTACGACTCTTCGGGGCATATCTCTCAGGGGATGTTCGACGAGGACTGGACCCGGTACGTGGTGAAGATGGCCACCGGCGCAGGCAAGACCAAAATCATGAGCCTGCTTGTGGCGTGGTCATACTTCCACAAACGATATGAGGAAGGTTCTGACCTGAGCACGAACTTCCTGCTCATCGCGCCAAACATCATCGTCCTGGACAGGCTCTACGACGACTTCCAAGGGCTAAAGATTTTTCATCAAGACCCCGTCCTGCCCGAGAATGGATATGAAGGGCAGAACTGGAAGGATGACTTCCAAGTAACCTTGCACATCCAGGACGACATCGGCGTCCTATCGGACACAGGAAACATCTTCCTGACCAATATCCATCGTGTGTTCGAGAACGGAAGCACTCCCTCGATCGATGACGACAACACCATGGACTACTTTCTCGGCAAACGTCCGACGGGAAAGACCACCGATTCGAAGACGGACCTTGGGAAGATCATCAGAGAGGTGCCGAACCTCGTGGTGATCAACGACGAAGCTCATCATATCCATGATAAGAACCTGGCTTGGTTCAAAAGTATCGAAGACATTTCAAGCCAGCTACGTCTCAAGGATAGCAAGCTTTCGGCTCAGTTCGATCTTTCAGCCACGCCGAAGCACACGAACGGTGCGATGTTCGTGCAGACGATCAGCGACTATCCCTTGGTTGAAGCCATTAGGCAGGGGGTCGTGAAGACTCCGGTGCTTCCTGACTCGGCGTCCAGGGCGAAGCTCCAAGAAAGAAAAAGCGATCAGTACTCAGAACAGTACAGGGACTATCTCCATCTTGGCTACCTCGAATGGAGGAACGTCAAGAAGGAGCTTTCCTCGACAGGGAAGAAGCCCATCCTGTTCGTCATGACTGACGACACTCAGACTTGCGACGAGGTGGGACAATACTACGAGAAGAACTATCCCGAGTTGGGTGGGAAGGTCCTGGTCATCCATACGAAAGCCAACGGTGAAATCTCCGAGGCTGCTGGAAAGAAGGCCCAGGACGAACTGGACAAGCTGCGCGAAGCCAGCAGGGTTATAGATGATCCAGCAAGCCCCTATGAGGTGATTGTTTCGGTCATGATGCTTCGGGAAGGCTGGGACGTTCAAAACGTAGTATCCATCGTCGGTTTGCGTCCATACAAGGCGAAGAGCAAAATCCTTCCCGAACAGACCCTTGGCAGAGGGTTGAGGAGGATGTTCAGGGGCGAACCCGTTCAAGAGAAAGTGAGCGTGGTTGGAACTGAAGCGTTTATCCAGTTTGTCGAGTCCATCAAGAGCGAAGGCGTTGAACTTGAATACGCCGAGATGGGCGAGAAGACCAAGCCCAAGTCGCCGATGGTCATTGAGGTCGACAAAGAGAACCCGCAAAAAGACCTTGATGAGATGGACATCAAACTGCCCGTTCTCACTCCAAGAATTTACCGAGAATACAAGAACCTCCATGAACTGGACGTTTCAGAGGTCAAAACTCCCAAGCTCAAGATTCATGAATATACCGAGGAGGAGCAGCGGGAGATTATCTTCAAGGATATTGATAGCGACAAGATAAGCCATTCGACGGTTCTCGACATGAGCCTGGAACCTAGTCCCCAGGCGGTCATAGGGTACTTTTGCCAACTCATCATGAGGGACCTCCGCTTGGTTGGTGGGTTCGACATCCTATTTGGAAAGCTCAAGGATTACATCACGGGGTATCTCTTCGAAAAGGAAGTCGACCTGTCGGATTTAAATGTTCTGCGGAACCTCTCAGACCAAGCGGCAACTAAGGCAATCGTGGAGAACTTCAAATCTGCGGTGAATGCCCTCACGGTCCATGACAAGGGGACTACCGAAGTCAGGGACCATATTCAGTTCCGCAAGACACGCCCCTTCCTGGTGAATGACCAAGCCTATGTCGTTCCCAAAAAGTCCATCTTTAACAAGGTGGTGGGTGACAGCCATTTCGAACTTGAATTTGCTGCCTTCCTGGATGGATGTGATGACATCGTTTCGTTCATCAAGAACTCCCAGAGCACCTATTTCAAGGTCGAGTACAGAAACGCGGACGGTGGCATCGCTAACTACTACCCAGACTTCATCGTGAAGGAGTCGGAATTGGATATTTGGGTCATCGAAACCAAGGGGAAGGCCGACCTTGATGTTCCTCTAAAGTGGAAACGTTTAGTCGATTGGTGCAAGGACGCGTCCGCACAATCAGGGAAGAGCATCAAGCCCTTGTACGTTCTGCAAACAGAATGGGATAAGTATCGTCCGAAGAGTTTTAGCCAGCTTTATTCGACGTTTGAGAAGGAGCCTGAATTTCCAGAGCAAGGCAATTTACATGGACATGGGACTGAGGGAGCCTAG
- a CDS encoding polysaccharide deacetylase family protein, whose translation MPTGPDMPLRVVFLVGNDSLSTVDMIRAIRELGGVEIAGIIHDTNRQPLGRRIRNLKRNIGRDGLKYIPFRVLSSILGSLEARERSFVSDADVMDVAKKAFPDRPFSLEDIRDLYSVPLFTVGDMNAPSTASTLSGLRADLGIVCGTRILKDHIFSLPRMGSINIHKGKVPEYRGMPHGFWELYDKREEASVTVHRVESGLDTGDVLSEKTIPIHGNEKLDTLRLKLDEIGILALRDAVQAILDNRPCGAAQSGKGIRPNTSPGLKQRRALADKTGETLDLPGLSVQILKALWSVVAIKGNLPGLLRWIRKKTNAHRGVVFLYHRISPCDDNLSTDMFQFIRHMLALKRHYSPASLEEVVDHIERARRFERDIFSVTFDDCYASVCEYAVPILNHLGIPGGIFVSSGFIDTGRVFEHDSNHPLSFPNMTSTDIERAADAGHSICAHTVNHVNLGETRYEEAYEECLECKKALESITKTSVDIISFPFGGKHHISESSTRAFQSAGIRANFSAYGGTLNSSESLYDIKRLGISGRHSAAGVVLDYEGISLYAFKRNRAARS comes from the coding sequence ATGCCTACAGGCCCGGACATGCCGCTGAGGGTCGTGTTTCTCGTTGGGAACGACAGTTTGAGCACGGTGGACATGATCCGGGCGATTCGCGAGCTCGGCGGCGTCGAGATAGCCGGAATCATACACGACACCAACCGCCAGCCCCTGGGCAGGCGCATCCGGAACCTGAAAAGGAACATCGGGCGGGACGGCCTGAAATACATTCCGTTCCGTGTGCTTTCGTCCATCCTGGGCTCCCTGGAAGCCCGTGAGCGCTCCTTCGTCAGCGACGCGGACGTGATGGACGTGGCCAAAAAGGCCTTCCCGGACCGCCCCTTTTCCCTCGAGGACATACGCGACCTGTACTCGGTTCCGCTCTTCACCGTGGGGGACATGAACGCCCCGTCCACGGCGTCTACACTGTCGGGCCTGCGGGCCGACCTCGGCATCGTCTGCGGCACCCGCATCCTGAAAGATCATATCTTCTCTCTCCCCAGAATGGGGAGCATCAACATACACAAGGGAAAAGTCCCGGAATACAGGGGGATGCCGCACGGATTCTGGGAGCTTTACGACAAGCGCGAGGAGGCGTCCGTCACGGTGCACCGCGTGGAGAGCGGCCTGGATACCGGCGACGTGCTCTCCGAGAAGACCATCCCGATCCACGGCAACGAAAAGCTGGACACGCTGCGGCTCAAGCTTGACGAGATCGGCATCCTCGCCCTGCGCGACGCCGTGCAGGCAATCCTGGACAACCGGCCGTGCGGGGCCGCCCAATCCGGCAAGGGCATCAGGCCCAACACCTCTCCCGGACTGAAGCAAAGACGCGCCCTCGCGGACAAGACAGGAGAAACGCTCGACCTCCCCGGCTTGTCCGTCCAGATCCTGAAAGCCCTGTGGAGCGTGGTCGCCATCAAGGGCAACCTCCCGGGGCTTCTGCGCTGGATAAGGAAAAAGACAAACGCCCACAGGGGGGTGGTGTTTCTCTACCATAGAATCTCGCCGTGCGACGACAACCTCTCGACGGACATGTTCCAGTTCATCAGGCACATGCTCGCCCTCAAGAGGCATTATTCCCCGGCCAGCCTGGAAGAGGTCGTAGACCACATCGAACGCGCAAGAAGGTTCGAGCGCGACATATTCAGCGTCACGTTCGACGACTGCTACGCCAGCGTCTGCGAATATGCTGTCCCCATCCTGAATCACCTCGGGATTCCCGGCGGCATTTTCGTGTCGTCCGGCTTCATCGACACCGGCCGGGTGTTCGAGCATGACAGCAACCATCCGCTGTCGTTCCCCAACATGACCTCTACGGACATCGAACGGGCAGCGGACGCAGGGCATTCGATCTGCGCCCATACCGTCAACCACGTGAACCTGGGCGAGACACGCTATGAAGAAGCATACGAGGAATGCCTCGAATGCAAGAAGGCGCTGGAAAGCATCACCAAAACGAGTGTCGACATCATATCGTTTCCTTTCGGGGGCAAGCACCACATCAGCGAAAGTTCGACACGCGCCTTCCAGAGCGCCGGCATCAGGGCGAATTTTTCGGCATACGGCGGGACATTGAACAGCTCCGAGTCGCTTTACGACATCAAAAGGCTCGGAATCAGCGGGCGCCACAGCGCAGCCGGCGTGGTGCTCGATTACGAAGGGATTTCCCTGTACGCATTCAAGAGGAACAGGGCGGCCCGTTCCTAG
- a CDS encoding CidA/LrgA family protein yields the protein MRKLLLLAAQTALLWAIYRASTWFVAATGLPVPGNVVGVAALFALLRLGVVKLEYVQEAADFLLRHLVFFFIPITVGLMNWGGVFREHAWTLLAAILVSTLLPLWTVGFITQRIDRQGREG from the coding sequence ATGCGAAAACTTCTGCTGCTCGCCGCCCAGACGGCGCTGCTGTGGGCCATCTACCGGGCCAGCACCTGGTTCGTGGCCGCAACCGGCCTGCCCGTGCCGGGCAACGTGGTCGGCGTGGCCGCGCTGTTCGCGCTTCTGCGGCTTGGCGTGGTCAAGCTCGAATACGTCCAGGAAGCGGCGGACTTCCTGCTCAGGCACCTGGTGTTCTTCTTCATCCCCATCACGGTGGGCCTGATGAACTGGGGCGGCGTCTTCCGCGAGCACGCCTGGACGCTGCTTGCGGCCATCCTGGTCAGCACGCTGCTGCCGCTCTGGACCGTGGGCTTCATCACCCAGCGCATTGACCGGCAAGGGCGGGAGGGCTGA
- a CDS encoding LrgB family protein gives MQHLVVLFSIAVTLAAYVAFRRLYLRYVHPLLNVVILSSAAVVAVLVACGIPFESYAEGRDIMTFPLGPATVGLAVPLYRCRRLIGKYALPIAASVACGSLAAMLSAGFIAKAGGLPREVVMSIVPKGVSIPFAVEIARLSGGIPPLAAAFVVATGTLGGLIGAPLLTRLGITDPVARGLSLGTAAHAQGTASALMEGELPGSMAGLAMILAGMFTAACAPLAVWLLG, from the coding sequence GTGCAGCACCTGGTGGTCCTCTTCAGCATCGCCGTGACGCTCGCGGCCTACGTCGCCTTCCGGCGGCTGTACCTGCGCTACGTCCATCCGCTGCTCAACGTGGTCATCCTGAGCTCCGCGGCGGTGGTGGCCGTGCTCGTGGCCTGCGGCATCCCCTTCGAGTCCTACGCCGAAGGCCGCGACATCATGACCTTCCCTCTGGGCCCGGCCACGGTCGGCCTGGCCGTGCCGCTCTACCGCTGCCGGAGGCTGATCGGGAAATACGCCCTGCCCATCGCGGCCAGCGTGGCCTGCGGGTCGCTCGCGGCCATGCTGTCGGCCGGCTTCATCGCCAAGGCCGGGGGACTGCCCCGGGAGGTGGTGATGTCCATCGTCCCCAAGGGGGTGTCCATCCCCTTCGCGGTGGAGATCGCCAGGCTGAGCGGCGGCATCCCGCCCCTGGCTGCGGCCTTCGTGGTGGCCACGGGGACGCTGGGGGGGCTCATCGGCGCGCCCCTCCTGACGAGGCTCGGCATAACCGATCCCGTGGCGCGAGGGCTGTCCCTGGGCACGGCCGCCCATGCCCAGGGCACGGCGTCGGCCCTCATGGAGGGGGAGCTGCCGGGGTCCATGGCCGGGCTGG